The Psychrobacillus sp. FSL K6-2836 nucleotide sequence ATCATGCTCACGTTGACATTGTTCAAACGAGTTCCTGACGTACTTGAATTTTACCAAAACAAGTTTCAGTATATCCATGTAGATGAATATCAGGATACGAACAAAGCGCAGTACGAGTTAGTGCAGATGCTGGCTAAAAAGTTCAAAAATATTTGTGTCGTTGGTGACTCGGATCAATCGATTTATCGCTGGCGTGGAGCAGATATTCAGAATATCCTATCGTTTGAAAAGGATTACCCAAATGCAAAAGCGATTATGTTAGAACAAAACTATCGTTCTTCTCAAAGAATCTTACAGGCGGCAAATGACGTCATTGGAAATAACACGAGTAGATATCCGAAGGTTTTACGAACAGAGAATCTAGAAGGGGAAAAGCTCGAGTTATTCCGTGCGATGAATGAGCATCAGGAAGCACAATATGTTGTACAAAAAATTCAAGAATTAATGGAATTAGAAAATCGTACATTGAATGATTTCGCCATTTTGTATCGCACGAATGCTCAATCCCGTGTGATGGAGGAAGTACTTGTTAAATCTAATATGGCCTATACAATTGTTGGTGGCACAAAGTTCTATGATCGCAAAGAGATTAAAGATTTACTTGCATACTTACGTTTAATAGCCAATAACGATGATGATCTATCACTTGCTCGAATTATTAATGAGCCTAAACGAAATATCGGAGCTACATCCTTTGAACGTATGGCGCTCTATGCACTGGACCAAGATCGCTCGATTTTAGATGCATTAAATGAAGTCGACTTTATGGGGATACCAGCTCGTGCTGTAAATTCTGTTATTCAATTCCAAGGGCTAATCAATAACTTGACCCAAATGCAGGAATTTTTGTCTGTCACAGAAATTGTTGAGCAAGTGCTTGATAAAACGGGCTACCGTACGATGCTAAAAAATGAAAAGACTATTGAAGCGGAGAGTCGCTTAGAAAATATTGAAGAGTTTCTATCTGTCACGAAAGCATTTGAGGAAAAGAGTGAGGACAAGTCGTTAGTTGCATTTTTAACAGATTTAGCTCTTATCTCCGATATAGATAAATTGGATGAAGATGAAGATATATCTAAAGGAAATATTATTTTAATGACGATGCATGCGGCAAAAGGCTTGGAATTTCCAGTTGTATTTATCATCGGAATGGAAGAAAATATCTTTCCACATTCACGCTCACTTGGTGATGATGATGAAATGGAAGAGGAACGACGCCTGGCTTATGTAGGAATCACCCGAGCTGAAGAAAGACTTGTGATTACTTGTGCGCAGTCCCGAACTATATTTGGTCGTGGCAGTTTTAATAGCCCATCTCGTTTTATCCAAGAAATTTCAGATGATATTATAGAGGTCGTTGGTTGGACTAAAGACATTGGCAAAAATCCTGAAAGACATGCAAAAGCTATTGGTAATACTCGTAAAGCAGTAGTAACTCGACCGGCATATAATGAATCTGGTGGAGAGAAAATGGGCTGGCAGGTTGGAGATAAAGCGGCTCATAAAAAATGGGGCGAAGGTATGGTTGTCAGTGTTCGTGGCGAAGGTGAGAATACCGAGCTAGATATTGCATTTCCAAGTCCTACGGGTATTAAGCGTCTACTCGCTAAATTTGCCCCAATTGAAAAAGTATAACAACAGGAGGAGCCCTGGATGGATCAGTTAGAACAACGAGTTCAAGAACTACACAAGCTTTTAAACGATTATGGACATGCCTATTATGTATTAGATGATCCTATTGTTCCGGATGCCGTTTACGATCAATATTTGCATGAGCTAATAGCTTTGGAGGAACAAAACCCAGATCTAATATTACCGGATTCCCCTACTCAGCGAGTTGGTTCCATCGTAAGTGAAGGCTTTAAAAAAGTAACCCATGCAAATCCAATGCTTAGTCTATCGAATGCTTTTAACGAAGCGGATTTGCGTGATTTTGATAAACGTATTCAAGGTATTATCGATGAAGCACCAACGTATGTATGTGAATTGAAAATTGATGGACTTGCAATTTCCCTATTATATGAGGATGGTCTTTTAGTAAGAGGGGCTACCCGTGGGGATGGTACGACAGGTGAGGATATTACAAGTAATATTAAAACCATTCGTTCCATTCCAATGCGCTTAAAGGAAAAGGTAACCGTGGAGGCAAGAGGAGAGGCATATATGCCAAAGTCTTCCTTTGCAAAGTTGAATGAAGAGCGCGCAGCACAGACTGAGGTATTATTTGCAAATCCTCGTAATGCAGCAGCAGGCTCCTTACGTCAGCTCGACCCTAAAATAACTGCTAGCCGTAATTTATCAATGTTCGTCTATGGCATGGGTGGCGACGGTGAGGACCAGAATATAGACACTCATTTAGATGCACTAGGATTTATGAAGAAACAGGGATTACCGACTAATAAGGAAACAAAAAAATGTACATCCATCGAAGAAGTACTTAGCTTTATAGAAGAGTGGACGGAAAAAAGACATGACATTCCATATGAAATTGATGGCATTGTTATAAAAGTAAATGACTATGCACAGCAAGAAGAACTAGGATTTACCGCAAAGAGTCCACGATTTGCAATAGCGTATAAATTTCCTGCAGAGGAAGTAGTCACGAAAATAATCGATATCGACTTAACAGTTGGTCGCACGGGTGTTGTCACTCCAACTGCTATTTTAGAGCCGGCACAAGTAGCCGGATCTACTGTCCAACGTGCTACACTTCATAACGAAGATTTAATCCGTGAAAAGGATATTCGCATCGGTGATCGTGTTATTATTCGAAAAGCAGGAGATATTATTCCAGAAGTAGTAGCAGTTATAACTGCAGAGAGAACAGGTGCGGAAGTACCGTACGAAATGCCTACCAATTGTCCGGTTTGTGAAAGCGAATTAATTAGAATTGAAGAAGAAGTCGCACTTCGTTGTGTAAATCCACAATGTCCTGCCCAAATTCAAGAAGGTATTTACCACTTTGCTTCTCGCAATGCGATGAATATTGATGGACTTGGTGAAAAAGTGGTGGAACAGTTATTTAGAGAACAACTCATCAAAGATATTTCGGATTTATATACATTAACAGTGGATGATTTAGTAAAGCTGGAGCGTATGGGTCTAAAATCTGCAACTAATTTAGTGGAAGCAATTGAAGCTTCAAAAGCAAATTCAATGGAACGAGTATTATTTGGACTTGGTATCCGTCATATTGGAGAAAAAGCTGCAAAAATACTTTCGGAGAATTTTCATAGCTTTGAAGCGTTAATGAAAGCAACAAGAGAAGAGCTTATAGCTATTTTTGAAATAGGTGACAAAATGGCCGATTCATTAGTGACCTATTTTGAGCAGGACGAGGTCCAGTTATTGATAGGTCGATTAAAAGATGCAGGATTGACGCTACAGTATACTGGTAGAATTATTGATGCAGCTGTAATGGAAAACAGCCCATTTGCGGGTAAAACAGTTGTATTAACAGGGAAGCTTATTCAACTAACTCGGACAGAAGCAAAAGAAAAAATTGAGTCATTAGGTGGAAAAGTTGCCGGAAGTGTCAGTAAAAAAACGGATTTAGTTATTGCTGGAGAAGAAGCAGGATCTAAACTAGAAAAAGCAACAAGCCTCGGTATCGAGGTTTGGGATGAACAAAAATTATTAGACTCCACAACGGAGTAAGGGAGTGGCGAACATGACCAAAAAACAAATAGGCATGTTGACACTGGCTTTATTACTTACGGTCTCTGGTTGTGCTCCTTCTTTGGGTGACGAAACAAAGGTTATACAAAATACGGAAGAAGAAGAGACCAAAACAGTAATAATTCCGAGTTTACAGCTAGACGAAACATATTACCGAACATTATTACCTTATGAGGAAAGCGCAAGTAGAGGATTAGTCTTATCTAATTTATCTACTAAATACGATATGAAGGAAGTAGAAAACGGCCTTCTTCGTCTATCTCAAAATGAGTTTTCGCCGGATAAGTATTTGTTCCAGGAAGGGCAGTACTTAGATACGAGCACCCTAAAGGATTGGCTAGCTAGAAGCAATCAAGAAGAAGGCGGGTTAAATCCAAGTGATGAGGGCTTAGTTGGAGAAGAAAAGGCCAAAAAAGCACCAGTCTATATAACTCATATCGTGGAACAAAATTATTTAGAAAAGAAAGATAATGCAGTAAGTCTATCCGGAATTTCTATAGGTTTGGCATTAAACTCGACGTATTACTATACGAAGGAAGACTATGGTGCAACTTATGAAGAGAAACTGACACAGGCTCAAATTGAAGAGAATGGTAAAAGGATTGCGGAAGAAGTAGTTACACGTTTACGCAAAATGGATGGTCTTGCGGATATTCCAATTGTAGTAGGCTTGTTCAAGCAAAATAGCAGGAATGCAGTTGTTCCAGGAACATATTTTACGTATAGTACAGCACCAGCAGGGAAAAATGTGTCTGATTGGAAGGCTATTGACGAAGAATATGTTCTATTCCCTACAGCGGACTCTCAAGAAAAGTATCGCGATTTAGATACAATTTTCCGTAACTTCAAACAGGATGTAGAAATGTACTTTTCCAATTACACGAGTATTATTGGGACAGGCTATTTTAAAGACAAACAGCTTCAAAAGTGGACGATCACTATTCCTATTCAGTTTTACGGAACTGCAGAGGTAATTGGATTTACACAGCATCTAGCTGTCTTGGTAAAGGATCATTTTAATCCTTCGATGAATATCGAAGTACAAGTGAATTCCTTAGATGGTGCTGAAGCATTGCTTGTGAAAAAACCTGGTGATGAAGAGGCAATTGTGCATATATACTCACAATAAGCAATGGGTACTCTCTGTTCAAGCAGAGTGAAAAATGATATGATATTTCTTATGGTTACTTGAATTCGGAGGTGTTATAAATGGCGGAATTAACAAAAGAAGAAGTAAAGCACGTTGCGCATCTTGCAAGACTTGCAATTACGGAAGAAGAAGCAGAAAAGTTTGCACTTCAACTAGGAGCAATCACAGAATTTGCTGATCAATTAAAAGAATTGGATACAACAAATGTAGAACCTACTACACATGTCCTACCATTGGTAAATGTGCTTAGAGATGACGTCGCTACTAAAGGGCTAGATCGTGAAAAAATGATGTTGAATGTGAAAGAACAAGAAGCTGGTCAAGTAAAAGTACCATCAATTATGGACTAATAGATGTAAGGAGGGAAAATCATGACGTTATTTAATCGCTCAGCGAAAGAACTACAAGCGCTTGTACATAGTAAAGAAGTTTCTTTAGTAGATTTAACAAACGAAGCTTTTGAACGTGTAGAAAAACTTGATGGCGAGGTAGAAGCCTTCTTAGCTTTAAATAAAGAAAAAGCATTAGAAACAGCTACACAATTAGAAAAAATTCCTTTTGAAGAACGTGGGCCATTATTTGGTTTACCAATCGGAGTAAAGGATAATATCGTAACAGAAGGATTAGAAACTACTTGTGCAAGTAAAATTTTACAAGGGTTCAATCCTATTTATGATGCAACGGTTGTGAAAAAGTTACGCGAGGCTGGTATGATTACAATCGGTAAATTGAATATGGATGAATTTGCAATGGGGTCTTCCAATGAAAATTCAGCATATAAAACAACTAAAAACCCATGGTCATTAGACCGTGTACCTGGTGGTTCTTCAGGTGCATCAGCAGCAGCAGTAGCAGCTGGTGAAGTACCATTCTCATTAGGTTCAGATACAGGTGGATCTATTCGTCAACCAGCATCCTATTGTGGTGTTGTTGGGATGAAACCAACATATGGACGTGTTTCACGTTTCGGACTTGTAGCGTTTGCATCTTCTTTAGATCAAATTGGTCCAATCACTCGTAACGTGGAAGACAATGCTCTACTTTTAGAAGCAATTTCTGGAGTTGATGCTAATGACTCTACTTCTGCAGACGTTGAAGTTCCTAACTTTGCTGCTGCTTTAACTGGAGACATTAAAGGTCTTCGTATTGCCGTGCCTAAAGAATATTTAGGAGAGGGTGTAAGTGAAGCAGTTCGTGGGTCTATAATGGATGCGTTGAAAGTACTAGAAGCACAAGGAGCAACTTGGGAAGAGGTTTCATTGCCACATTCTAAATATGCTTTAGCTACATACTATATTCTTTCATCTTCAGAGGCTTCTTCAAATCTTTCTCGTTTTGATGGAATTCGTTATGGTTACCGCGCTGAGAACGTTGAAAACTTATTGGATCTTTATAAAGAAACTCGTGCACAAGGATTTGGTGACGAAGTTAAACGTCGTATTATGCTTGGGACTTATTCGTTAAGCGCAGGAACGTACGATGCTTACTATAAAAAAGCACAGCAAGTTCGTACACTTATCAAACAAGATTTCGATAAAGTATTAGAGGACTATGATGTAATTGTCGGACCAACTGCACCAACTCCAGCATTCAAAATTGGAGAAAACGTAGAAGATCCTTTAACGATGTATGCAAACGATATTTTAACAATTCCGATTAACCTTGCAGGTGTACCAGCAATTTCTATCCCTTGTGGATTTGAAGATGGGTTACCACTAGGGCTACAAATTATCGGAAATTATTTTGACGAATCAACAATTTATCGCGTAGCGCATGCTTACGAGCAAGCTACTGATTTCCATAAACAAACTCCTCAAATTTGGGAGGGAAAATAACATGAACTTTGAAACAGTTATTGGATTAGAAGTACACGTAGAGTTAAAAACTAATTCTAAAATCTTCTCATCAGCACCTAATCATTTCGGAGCTGAGCCAAACACAAATACAACAGTAATAGACCTAGGATACCCTGGCGTACTACCTGTGTTAAATAAAAACGTAGTAGATTTCGCAATGCGTGCAGCACTTGCATTAAATATGGAAATCGAACAAAATACAAAATTTGATCGTAAAAACTATTTCTACCCAGATAATCCAAAAGCATATCAAATTTCACAATTTGATAAACCAATCGGTAAAAATGGTTGGGTTGAAATTGAAGTAAATGGTGAGAAAAAACGTATCGGTATTACTCGTCTTCATATGGAAGAAGATGCTGGGAAACTTTCCCATGCTGATGGTTATTCTTTAGTAGACTTTAACCGCCAAGGAACACCACTAGTAGAAATCGTTTCAGAACCAGATATCCGTACACCTGAGGAAGCTTACGCTTACTTAGAAAAAGTAAAATCTATTATCCAATATACAGACGTTTCAGACTGTAAAATGGAAGAAGGATCTTTACGCTGTGATGCGAATATTTCTATTCGTCCTTATGGTCAAGAAGAGTTTGGTACTAAAACAGAGTTGAAAAACTTAAACTCGTTCAACTTCGTTCGTAGAGGTCTAGAGCACGAAGAGGTTCGCCAAGCCGAAGTATTATCTGCTGGAGGAATCATTGAACAAGAAACTCGTCGCTATGATGAAAAAACTGGTAAAACGATTCTTATGCGTGTTAAAGAAGGTACGGATGATTATCGTTATTTCCCAGAGCCAGATTTAGTAGATCTAGTAATTGATGATGCATGGTTAGAACGTGTGCGTGCTGAAATTCCTGAGCTACCAGATGCTCGTAAACAACGCTATATCGAAAAGCTAGGATTATCACCATACGATGCGCATGTATTAACATTGTCTAAGGATATGGCTAACTTCTTTGAAGCAACTATTGCCGATGGTGCAGACGTAAAACTAGCTGCTAACTGGATGATGGGTGAGGTTTCTGCCTATCTAAACGCAGACCAAAAAGAATTGAAGGACATAGGTCTAACTCCTGCTAATCTTTCTGGAATGATTAAACTAATTACAGATGGTACTATTTCATCAAAAATCGCGAAAAAAGTATTCAAAGAACTTGCTGACAACGGCGGAGATGCTGCAGAAGTCGTGAAAGCTAAAGGCTTAGTACAAATTTCTGACGAAGGCGCTCTACGCGAAATCGTTACAGCAACACTTGATGCTAACCCACAATCTATCGAAGACTTCAAAAACGGGAAAGACCGCGCAATCGGCTTCCTAGTTGGACAAATCATGAAAGCAACAAAAGGCCAAGCAAATCCACCTCTTGTTAACAAAATCTTGAACGAAGAAATCGTTAAACGTTAATACTAAAGGATGCCCGAGTGACTGGGGCATCCTTTTTGTGTGTGTGCACTCTCGAATATGAGCGGTTATCTCTCGTATAGAAAGGAAATTCATAGTGTCTCTCGTAAGTATGTGAAACGCTCTCGGATGGCATGAGATTGCTCTAGTATAGGGTTGATTTACTCTCGTATAGAAAGGAAATTCATAGTGTCTCTCGTAAGTATGTGAAACTCTCTCGGATAGCATGAAATTGCTCTCGTATAGGGTTGATTCACTCTCGTATAGGGACGATTCACTCTCGTATAGAAAGGAAAATCATAGTGTCTCTCGTATGTATGTGAAACGCTCTCGGAAAGCGTGAGTTTGCTCTCGTATAGGGTCGATTCACTCTCGTATAGAAAGGAAAATCATAGCGTCTCTCGTATGTATGTGAAACGCTCTCGGATAGCATGGGATTGCTCTCGTATAGGGTTGATTCACTCTCGTATAGAAAGGAAATTCATAGTGTCTCTCATAAGTATGTGAAATGCTCTCGGATAGCGTGAGATTGCTCTCGTATAGGGTTGATTCGCTCTCGTATAGAAAGGAAAATCATAGTGTCTCTCGTATGTATGTGAAACGCTCTCGGATAGCATGAGATTGCTCTCTTATAGGGACGATTCACTCTCGTATAGGAAGAAAATTCATAGTGTCTCTCGTAAGTATGTGAAACTCGCTCGGAAAGCGTAAGATTGCTCTCGTATAGGGTCGATTCACTCTCGTATAGAAAGGAAATTCATAGTGTCTCTCGTATGTATGTGAAACGCTCTCGAATAGCATGAAATTGCTCTCGTATAGGGTTGATTCACTCTCGTATAGATAGGAAATTCATAGTGTCTCTCGTAAGTATGTGAAACGCTCTCGGATAGCGTGAGATTGCTCTCGTATAGGGTTGATTCGCTCTCGTTATCTATATTCAAGTGATAGTATTTATTTCCAAGTATACTGATGCTATGATGAAAGCATATTTTATACGTATTGGGGGCAAGTGAAGTGGATCTATGTTTTATTGGTGGAGGACATGTTTTAAAAGGTGAGTTGGATGAAGTATTCGAAGAATTGTCGAAGAGGATTAAACCAAATGCAAATATTGTAGTAGTTCCTTTTGCTACGGATGTTTCAAAATATGATAGCTGGATGCTAAGTCTTGAACAGGTTTTCGCTAACATTTCAAATGCGAAACTAGAATTATTGCATGAGGATCTTTCAAAAAGTGAAATGGTATCTATGATTAATGATAGTGATGTACTTTATTTAATAGGTGGGAGACCGGAAAAGTTACTTCAGTTAATCAAAGAAAAAGAACTAGTTTCGAGCATTAGAAATTATCCGGGGCTATTAATTGGCTATAGTGCAGGGGCACTGGCATTTTGCGAGGATTGTATTTTAACGAAAGACGATGACTACCCAGAGTCCTTAGTGATAAAAGGTTTAGGTCTAGTAGACTTTAGCGTGGAAGTACATTATAACGTGGAATCAGACGATGAGTTAATGTCACTTTCCACTGAACGTACTATTTATGCTCTCCCAGATGGAAGTGCCGTTTTTTATAAGGATGGTAATATACATAAAAAAGTAAATGCCGTAATTGCATTTCAAGAGAAGAAAAAATCAATAATATAAATTTGGCTGTCTTGGTGACAGTCTTTTTTATTGCAAACTGAAACCACTATGGACTTTGCTTTGTCTAACAGATAACGGGGAGGGAGGGGTAGTTTGGAAAAGCATGAAAAGGACCATTTGTTAATAAAAGCAATGGATGAATACGGTCATTATCTCACGAGACTAGCCTACGCTTTTGTAAAGGATGAGGTAAGAGCAGAGGACATCGTCCAAGAAGTATTTATACGTTATTACGTAAATTTGGAAAACTTTGAAGGCCGTTCAAGTGTTAAAACGTACTTATACCGTATCACTGTCAATGAGTGTCATAACTATTTTAAAAGCTGGGCTTATAGAAAACTGGAACTCTCCAATCTAGTGAATAATTTACTAACTAATAAACAAACGACTGAAGAAGAGATACTGCAAAAGGAACAAGCTGAATATGTTGCACTAAAAATAAATGAATTACCTATTAAATATAAAGAGGTATTATGGCTTCATTATTTTGCAGAGCTATCAGTTCTTGAAATAGGAGAGGTTTTAAAGTGTTCACCAAACACTGTGAAAACAAGATTAGTGAGAGGTAGAAATGCGGCACGTCTAACATTAAAGGAGGAGATTGAACATGCGAGAAGACATTAAACGTCATTTAGATGCGTCTATTCCGAGACATATTACGTTAACGGAAGCACAAAAAAGTAAAATTATGCTGGAAGCCCCTAATCGAATGAAACAGAAGAGATTCAAGCTGCCATCAATTCCTTTTATAGTTAGTGTAGCAATCATATCCCTTTCATTATTTTTAGTGATTCCGTATTTAAAGGCTGATTTTCAGCAGCTCTATGATGAGAATTTAGTGGATGTGACCATACCGTATGCTCCATACGATTCGTTAATAAGATCAATTTATGTGGATAATAGCGAAGAAATGATTTATACGGATTGGAATGGAATATATGCTTATTCGGTGGAGACAGGTACAAAAGAAATACTTGTTACCCCAAAGGAAGATGCGCGAATCCATCTATTTGATGTGAATGAGAATTGGCTAGCTTGGGAAGATATCACGACAAGTACATTAAATGTGCTAAATCGAAATAGCAAGGAGGTTATGGAATTACCTAATATAACTATTGGAAATCTACAGCTTCAAGGTAGTACATTAATATTCATGGACATCGGGGTAAAAGATAGTTTTATTGGTTATAGAGCTATTGATTTATCAACCATGGAACAGCATGAAATCCATGAGTTAACTGGTAACGGTAGTAGAAGCAGTGCATCTGTTTACGATAACTTACTAGTAGTTCCAGAGGAAGTAGAAACCGATGGTGAACAGCTCGTCAGATTTTACTTATATGACTATCGAAAAAATATTTTGATTGGTGAATATGAAGTTCCTTATGAAATGGCAGCTTTTGTAACTCTTACAGACAATAAAATATTTGCCGAACTTATTAATGAGGATGAAAATTCGCGGTTAGGTTATATTGATTTAGAGGATGGAAAATTGCATGAAATAAAGACTCCACTCTTTTCAGAGTATGCTGTGTATGAAGATTACGTAGCATTATCAGTTGTTGTTAAGGACAGCACTACGGTTAAATTATATCAAATAGAAGATAATGAGCTTAAAGAGGTCCCGGCATTCAAAAATATTAGCGAACGACTTGTACGACCTCGGTTTACGGATGATGGTGTGCTAGTAGTAAACGGAGAAGGTACTGAGCGAACGATGTATTTGCAGGATCCATAATATAATTTGAAAAATCACGAGTCTAGCTTGTTTGAATAAGAATTGAAAACGAAGTATACTTAGAAAAAAGGGGGCTACTCACTTGTCTACAGAACAACAGTATTTTGAAAATGCAAAACCACTACCTCACTATATGGATGATATGACTACGAAAAAAGAAGAGTCATTCAGCATCTACAATAAATTCGATGTACCTGCAGATGATGAATTCATTCAAGTATTAAAGGAAAAAACACCACATATACTAGTTATTACAGAGGACTGGTGTGGGGATGCAATGATGAACAACGCCATTTTACGTAAAATTGCAGAGGCGGCAAATGTAGAAGTACGGGCTGTTTATCGCGATGAAAACCTGGATTTAATTGATCAGTATTTAACAAATGGCGGACGTTCGATTCCAGTTTATTTGTTGTTGGATAAAGACGGTGAAGTGATTTCTAAATGGGGTCCACGCGCAGAAAAAGTTCAACAGTTCGTAATGGATGGTAGAGCAAAATTCCCTGCAAAAGAAGATCCTTCGTTTGAGGAAATACAAAAAGACTTTTATG carries:
- a CDS encoding thioredoxin family protein translates to MSTEQQYFENAKPLPHYMDDMTTKKEESFSIYNKFDVPADDEFIQVLKEKTPHILVITEDWCGDAMMNNAILRKIAEAANVEVRAVYRDENLDLIDQYLTNGGRSIPVYLLLDKDGEVISKWGPRAEKVQQFVMDGRAKFPAKEDPSFEEIQKDFYAQMSNEFVSNQEFHLAVYEDIRNTWLQALQK